A DNA window from Phragmites australis chromosome 11, lpPhrAust1.1, whole genome shotgun sequence contains the following coding sequences:
- the LOC133885937 gene encoding mitochondrial zinc maintenance protein 1, mitochondrial, whose amino-acid sequence MAAASEGLAAYRAVLRAARRTFAGDRLMLQESAVEIRRRFEDHRGIAPGSDEAARALADAREAAHFITHMIIQAQRAPSGSFVVKPEKVHAGATLEVPSEEMLSKLK is encoded by the exons ATGGCGGCGGCGTCGGAAGGGTTGGCCGCCTACCGGGCGGTGCTGCGGGCGGCGCGGCGGACGTTCGCGGGTGACCGGCTGATGCTGCAGGAGTCAGCGGTTGAGATCCGGCGCCGCTTCGAGGACCACCGCGGCATCGCCCCGGGCTCCGACGAGGCCGCGCGCGCCCTCGCCGACGCCCGCGAGGCCGCGCACTTCATCACACACATGATCATCCAGGCCCAGCGCGCACCCTCCGGATCCTTCG TTGTGAAGCCTGAGAAGGTACACGCCGGAGCTACACTAGAGGTTCCTTCCGAGGAGATGCTGTCGAAGTTAAAATAG